A section of the Rhizomicrobium sp. genome encodes:
- a CDS encoding methyltransferase produces MTDGTGATLPSFENERETLRSTALGHEAAGRAGEALAAAWSILDTAPDDRQTKALIARLLLDSPDLIGPDRASSLHALLDDADVDPWFIGPAGWVLLSRETPLLQASAAPDDVGRWLETNLLAQRLLRETHVANLDVEISLTALRRWLLLSGRWPTFPRSVAALAAQTVRNGGAWLFDAEEDERLGTEGDTDVARAYRPPPPYDVVRPAQADPTTRAVAGQYESFPYPAWSRVMVSKTTTLPRLIEKLDPGGPRGTPPLRAEILVAGCGTGREAAIWARQCPDAHITAIDISEASLRYGAERCAAAGLRSITFLALDLHDVASLETRFDAITCSGVLHHLPDPEAGWEALVRVLKPGGVMHVMVYSAVARLRIRAAQTLIADLAAQPVDADLLRAVRRRLVEKAPALVAGSPDFYTLASVFDLLLHRHEIAFDVPRIMRAIETLGLVFLGYGLPPRRRAAQHRTGAPIGALYRDIAAWARLERDDPFLFSQMYEFWCRKPLS; encoded by the coding sequence GGACGATCGGCAGACAAAGGCTCTCATCGCACGCCTTCTTCTGGACAGCCCGGATCTGATCGGGCCGGATAGGGCGTCGTCCTTGCATGCCCTGCTGGACGACGCGGATGTCGATCCGTGGTTCATCGGCCCGGCGGGATGGGTCCTCCTTTCGCGCGAGACGCCGCTCTTGCAGGCGTCGGCCGCGCCGGACGATGTCGGGCGGTGGCTGGAGACCAACCTGCTGGCGCAGCGGTTGCTTCGCGAGACGCATGTCGCGAATCTGGATGTCGAGATTTCCCTGACCGCGCTTCGCCGCTGGCTGCTGTTGTCGGGGCGCTGGCCTACGTTTCCGCGTTCGGTCGCGGCGCTGGCAGCGCAGACCGTGCGAAACGGCGGGGCATGGCTTTTCGATGCCGAAGAAGACGAACGCCTCGGCACGGAAGGCGACACGGACGTCGCGCGCGCCTATCGGCCGCCGCCGCCCTACGATGTCGTGCGGCCGGCCCAAGCCGACCCGACGACCCGCGCCGTCGCGGGGCAATACGAGTCCTTTCCTTATCCGGCGTGGTCCCGCGTCATGGTCTCCAAGACCACGACGCTGCCGCGTCTGATCGAGAAGCTCGATCCCGGCGGCCCGCGCGGCACGCCACCCCTGCGCGCGGAAATCCTGGTCGCCGGCTGCGGCACCGGGCGCGAAGCAGCCATCTGGGCGCGTCAATGTCCGGACGCCCACATCACGGCGATCGACATAAGCGAGGCCAGCCTGCGCTATGGGGCAGAGCGTTGCGCCGCGGCGGGATTGCGCAGTATCACGTTTCTCGCGCTCGATCTTCACGACGTCGCGTCGCTGGAAACCCGGTTCGACGCCATCACCTGCAGCGGCGTGCTCCATCACCTGCCCGATCCCGAGGCGGGATGGGAAGCGCTCGTGCGCGTGCTCAAGCCCGGCGGCGTCATGCATGTGATGGTCTACAGCGCGGTGGCGCGGCTGCGCATACGGGCGGCACAGACCCTCATCGCCGATCTGGCGGCGCAGCCTGTCGACGCAGATCTCCTGCGCGCGGTGCGGAGGCGCCTGGTCGAGAAGGCACCGGCCCTGGTCGCGGGATCGCCCGACTTCTACACGCTGGCCAGCGTGTTCGATTTGCTCCTGCACCGGCATGAAATCGCCTTCGACGTGCCGCGCATCATGCGTGCGATCGAGACGCTGGGCCTGGTCTTCCTGGGATACGGTCTGCCGCCGCGCCGACGCGCGGCCCAGCACCGCACCGGCGCACCGATCGGCGCGCTTTACCGGGACATCGCCGCCTGGGCCCGACTGGAACGGGACGATCCGTTCCTGTTTTCGCAAATGTACGAATTCTGGTGCCGCAAGCCGCTTTCGTGA